One region of Drosophila teissieri strain GT53w chromosome 2L, Prin_Dtei_1.1, whole genome shotgun sequence genomic DNA includes:
- the LOC122626130 gene encoding protein smoothened isoform X2 encodes MRLLNFPRMPNIMMFLELAILCLWVVADASASLTKFGSTTPASALQSDVELEPINGTLNYRLYATKGRDDKPWFDGLDSRHIQCVRRARCYPTSNATNTCFGSKLPYELSSLDLTDFHTEKELNEKLNDYYALKHVPKCWAAIQPFLCAVFKPKCEKINGEDMVYLPSYEMCRITMEPCRILYNTTFFPKFLRCNETLFPTKCTNGARGMKFNGTGQCLSPLVPTDTSASYYPGIEGCGVRCKDPLYTDDEHRQIHKLIGWAGSLCLLSNLFVVSTFFIDWKNANKYPAVIVFYINLCFLISCVGWLLQFTSGSREDIVCRKDGTLRHSEPTAGENLSCIVIFVLVYYFLTAGMVWFVFLTYAWHWRAMGHVQDRIDKKGSYFHLVAWSLPLVLTITTMAFSEVDGNSIVGICFVGYINHSMRAGLLLGPLCGVILIGGYFITRGMVMLFGLKHFANDIKSTSASNKIHLIIMRMGVCALLTLVFILVAIACHVTEFRHAEEWAQSFRQFIICKISSVFEEKSSCRIENRPSVGVLQLHLLCLFSSGIVMSTWCWTPSSIETWKRYIRKKCGKEVVEEVKMPKHKVIAQTWAKRKDFEDKGRLSITLYNTHTDPVGLNFDVNDLNSSETNDISSTWAAYLPQCVKRRMALTGAATGNSSSHGPRKNSLDSEISVSVRHVSVESRRNSVDSQVSVKIAEMKTKVASRSRGKHGGSSSNRRTQRRRDYIAAATGKSSRRRESSTSVESQVIALKKTTYPNASHKVGVFAHHSSKKQHNYTSSMKRRTANAGLDPSILNEFLQKNGEFIFPFLQNQDMSSSSEEDNSRASQKIQDLNVVVRQEEISEDDHDGVKIEELPNSKQVALENFLKNIKKSNESNCNRHSRNSARSQSRKSQKRHPKNPAADLDFKKECVRYRSNDSLSCSSEELDVALDVGSLLNSSFSGISMGKPHSRNSKTSCDVGIQANPFELVPSYGEDELQQAMRLLNAASRQRSEAANEDFGGTELQGLLGHAHRHQREPTFMSESDKLKMLLLPSK; translated from the exons ATGCGACTCCTAAACTTTCCGCGCATGCCAAACATTAT GATGTTCCTGGAGCTTGCGATCCTATGCCTGTGGGTGGTCGCAGACGCATCGGCCAGCTTGACCAAGTTCGGCAGCACAACGCCAGCGAGTGCGCTGCAGTCGGACGTGGAACTGGAGCCCATCAATGGGACCCTCAATTACCGGCTGTACGCCACGAAGGGCAGGGACGACAAGCCCTGGTTTGATGGCCTGGACAGCAGGCACATCCAGTGCGTCCGCCGTGCCCGCTGCTACCCCACCTCGAACGCCACCAACACCTGCTTTGGCTCCAAGCTGCCCTACGAACTGAGCAGCCTTGATCTCACCGATTTCCACACCGAAAAGGAGCTGAACGAGAAACTGAACGACTACTACGCCCTGAAGCACGTGCCCAAATGTTGGGCTGCCATACAG CCCTTTTTGTGCGCCGTCTTTAAGCCGAAGTGCGAAAAAATCAACGGCGAGGACATGGTCTACCTGCCATCCTACGAAATGTGCCGCATTACCATGGAACCCTGTCGCATTTTGTACAACACGACGTTCTTCCCAAAATTCCTTCGCTGCAACGAAACACTCTTTCCCACGAAATGCACAAACGGAGCCCGAGGAATGAAATTCAACGGAACTGGTCAGTGCTTGAGTCCTTTGGTTCCGACAGATACATCAGCCAGCTATTATCCTGGCATCGAGGGCTGCGGCGTGCGCTGCAAGGATCCCCTCTATACGGATGATGAGCACCGGCAGATCCACAAGCTGATCGGTTGGGCTGGCAGCTTGTGTCTTCTGTCTAACCTCTTCGTGGTGTCCACCTTCTTTATTGACTGGAAGAATGCCAACAAGTATCCGGCGGTGATTGTGTTCTATATAAATCTTTGCTTTCTAATTTCCTGCGTCGG CTGGTTGCTACAGTTTACTTCTGGCTCGCGAGAGGACATAGTGTGTCGTAAGGATGGAACGCTTCGCCACTCAGAGCCCACGGCTGGCGAAAATCTTTCTTGTATAGTGATCTTTGTGCTGGTCTATTACTTTCTCACCGCCGGAATGGTTTGGTTTGTGTTCCTCACCTACGCCTGGCACTGGAGGGCCATGGGCCACGTCCAAGATCGCATCGATAAGAAGGGTTCCTACTTTCACCTCGTGGCCTGGTCACTGCCTCTTGTGCTTACCATTACCACGATGGCTTTCAGTGAGGTGGATGGAAATAGCATTGTGGGCATCTGCTTCGTCGGCTATATCAATCATTCTATGAGGGCAGGACTACTTCTTGGTCCGCTCTGCGGTGTGATCCTCATTGGTGGTTACTTCATCACCCGCGGCATGGTGATGCTTTTTGGACTGAAACACTTTGCTAATGATATTAAGTCGACTTCGGCGAGCAACAAGATTCATTTGATCATCATGCGTATGGGAGTCTGTGCTCTGCTCACTTTAGTTTTCATACTGGTGGCCATTGCATGCCACGTTACGGAGTTCAGGCATGCAGAGGAATGGGCCCAGAGCTTCAGACAGTTTATAAT CTGCAAAATTTCTTCAGTATTCGAAGAAAAAAGTTCCTGTCGAATCGAAAACCGGCCTAGTGTTGGTGTgcttcaattgcatttgctgtGTCTCTTTAGCTCTGGCATTGTTATGTCCACCTGGTGCTGGACACCATCTTCAATTGAGACTTGGAAGCGTTATATAAGAAA AAAGTGCGGCAAGGAGGTGGTCGAGGAAGTCAAAATGCCCAAGCACAAGGTCATTGCCCAGACATGGGCCAAGCGCAAGGACTTCGAGGACAAGGGCAGGCTCTCCATAACGCTCTACAACACTCACACCGATCCCGTGGGACTCAATTTTGATGTGAACGATCTGAACTCTTCAGAGACGAATGACATATCCTCAACGTGGGCTGCTTATCTCCCGCAGTGCGTAAAACGTCGCATGGCTTTGACGGGAGCAGCGACAGGAAATTCGTCAAGCCATGGACCGCGAAAAAATTCGTTGGATTCCGAGATAAGTGTGAGTGTTCGACATGTTTCCGTTGAATCGCGGAGAAATTCGGTGGACTCGCAGGTATCAGTGAAAATAGCTGAAATGAAGACGAAAGTGGCATCCAGATCGAGGGGAAAACATGGAGGCTCTTCCAGCAACAGGAGAACTCAGAGGAGAAGGGATTATATAGCAGCTGCCACTGGAAAGAGCAGTAGGAGAAGGGAAAGCAGTACTTCGGTGGAGTCGCAGGTCATTGCACTCAAGAAAACGACATATCCCAATGCTAGTCACAAAGTGGGCGTGTTCGCTCATCACAGCTCCAAAAAGCAACACAATTACACCAGCTCCATGAAGCGAAGGACGGCTAATGCGGGCTTGGATCCCTCTATTCTAAATGAGTTCCTGCAGAAAAATGGCGAGTTTATATTCCCATTCCTCCAAAATCAAGATATGAGCTCTAGTTCGGAGGAGGATAATTCGCGAGCATCCCAAAAGATTCAGGATCTTAACGTGGTTGTAAGGCAGGAGGAAATAAGTGAGGATGATCACGATGGAGTTAAGATTGAAGAACTGCCAAATAGCAAACAGGTGGCATTGGAAAACtttcttaaaaacattaaaaaatcgAACGAATCCAATTGCAATCGACATTCCCGCAACTCCGCAAGAAGTCAGTCTAGAAAGTCCCAAAAGAGGCATCCCAAGAATCCTGCTGCCGATCTGGATTTCAAGAAGGAGTGCGTAAGGTATCGGTCCAATGACTCCCTTAGCTGCTCCTCTGAGGAACTGGACGTAGCTTTGGACGTAGGAAGCCTTCTGAACAGCTCGTTTTCTGGTATATCCATGGGCAAACCACATAGCAGAAACAGCAAAACCAGCTGCGATGTGGGCATTCAGGCTAATCCTTTCGAGCTAGTTCCCAGTTACGGGGAAGACGAACTGCAGCAGGCCATGCGACTCCTGAACGCAGCCAGCAGGCAAAGAAGTGAAGCAGCTAATGAGGATTTCGGAGGTACAGAGCTGCAAGGCTTATTGGGTCATGCCCATCGGCATCAAAGGGAGCCCACGTTCATGAGCGAGTCGGATAAACtcaaaatgttgttgctgccttcaAAATAG
- the LOC122626130 gene encoding protein smoothened isoform X1, whose translation MVGAINLTWPFTILRMFLELAILCLWVVADASASLTKFGSTTPASALQSDVELEPINGTLNYRLYATKGRDDKPWFDGLDSRHIQCVRRARCYPTSNATNTCFGSKLPYELSSLDLTDFHTEKELNEKLNDYYALKHVPKCWAAIQPFLCAVFKPKCEKINGEDMVYLPSYEMCRITMEPCRILYNTTFFPKFLRCNETLFPTKCTNGARGMKFNGTGQCLSPLVPTDTSASYYPGIEGCGVRCKDPLYTDDEHRQIHKLIGWAGSLCLLSNLFVVSTFFIDWKNANKYPAVIVFYINLCFLISCVGWLLQFTSGSREDIVCRKDGTLRHSEPTAGENLSCIVIFVLVYYFLTAGMVWFVFLTYAWHWRAMGHVQDRIDKKGSYFHLVAWSLPLVLTITTMAFSEVDGNSIVGICFVGYINHSMRAGLLLGPLCGVILIGGYFITRGMVMLFGLKHFANDIKSTSASNKIHLIIMRMGVCALLTLVFILVAIACHVTEFRHAEEWAQSFRQFIICKISSVFEEKSSCRIENRPSVGVLQLHLLCLFSSGIVMSTWCWTPSSIETWKRYIRKKCGKEVVEEVKMPKHKVIAQTWAKRKDFEDKGRLSITLYNTHTDPVGLNFDVNDLNSSETNDISSTWAAYLPQCVKRRMALTGAATGNSSSHGPRKNSLDSEISVSVRHVSVESRRNSVDSQVSVKIAEMKTKVASRSRGKHGGSSSNRRTQRRRDYIAAATGKSSRRRESSTSVESQVIALKKTTYPNASHKVGVFAHHSSKKQHNYTSSMKRRTANAGLDPSILNEFLQKNGEFIFPFLQNQDMSSSSEEDNSRASQKIQDLNVVVRQEEISEDDHDGVKIEELPNSKQVALENFLKNIKKSNESNCNRHSRNSARSQSRKSQKRHPKNPAADLDFKKECVRYRSNDSLSCSSEELDVALDVGSLLNSSFSGISMGKPHSRNSKTSCDVGIQANPFELVPSYGEDELQQAMRLLNAASRQRSEAANEDFGGTELQGLLGHAHRHQREPTFMSESDKLKMLLLPSK comes from the exons ATGGTAGGAGCAATCAATCTAACATGGCCATTTACAATCCTCAGGATGTTCCTGGAGCTTGCGATCCTATGCCTGTGGGTGGTCGCAGACGCATCGGCCAGCTTGACCAAGTTCGGCAGCACAACGCCAGCGAGTGCGCTGCAGTCGGACGTGGAACTGGAGCCCATCAATGGGACCCTCAATTACCGGCTGTACGCCACGAAGGGCAGGGACGACAAGCCCTGGTTTGATGGCCTGGACAGCAGGCACATCCAGTGCGTCCGCCGTGCCCGCTGCTACCCCACCTCGAACGCCACCAACACCTGCTTTGGCTCCAAGCTGCCCTACGAACTGAGCAGCCTTGATCTCACCGATTTCCACACCGAAAAGGAGCTGAACGAGAAACTGAACGACTACTACGCCCTGAAGCACGTGCCCAAATGTTGGGCTGCCATACAG CCCTTTTTGTGCGCCGTCTTTAAGCCGAAGTGCGAAAAAATCAACGGCGAGGACATGGTCTACCTGCCATCCTACGAAATGTGCCGCATTACCATGGAACCCTGTCGCATTTTGTACAACACGACGTTCTTCCCAAAATTCCTTCGCTGCAACGAAACACTCTTTCCCACGAAATGCACAAACGGAGCCCGAGGAATGAAATTCAACGGAACTGGTCAGTGCTTGAGTCCTTTGGTTCCGACAGATACATCAGCCAGCTATTATCCTGGCATCGAGGGCTGCGGCGTGCGCTGCAAGGATCCCCTCTATACGGATGATGAGCACCGGCAGATCCACAAGCTGATCGGTTGGGCTGGCAGCTTGTGTCTTCTGTCTAACCTCTTCGTGGTGTCCACCTTCTTTATTGACTGGAAGAATGCCAACAAGTATCCGGCGGTGATTGTGTTCTATATAAATCTTTGCTTTCTAATTTCCTGCGTCGG CTGGTTGCTACAGTTTACTTCTGGCTCGCGAGAGGACATAGTGTGTCGTAAGGATGGAACGCTTCGCCACTCAGAGCCCACGGCTGGCGAAAATCTTTCTTGTATAGTGATCTTTGTGCTGGTCTATTACTTTCTCACCGCCGGAATGGTTTGGTTTGTGTTCCTCACCTACGCCTGGCACTGGAGGGCCATGGGCCACGTCCAAGATCGCATCGATAAGAAGGGTTCCTACTTTCACCTCGTGGCCTGGTCACTGCCTCTTGTGCTTACCATTACCACGATGGCTTTCAGTGAGGTGGATGGAAATAGCATTGTGGGCATCTGCTTCGTCGGCTATATCAATCATTCTATGAGGGCAGGACTACTTCTTGGTCCGCTCTGCGGTGTGATCCTCATTGGTGGTTACTTCATCACCCGCGGCATGGTGATGCTTTTTGGACTGAAACACTTTGCTAATGATATTAAGTCGACTTCGGCGAGCAACAAGATTCATTTGATCATCATGCGTATGGGAGTCTGTGCTCTGCTCACTTTAGTTTTCATACTGGTGGCCATTGCATGCCACGTTACGGAGTTCAGGCATGCAGAGGAATGGGCCCAGAGCTTCAGACAGTTTATAAT CTGCAAAATTTCTTCAGTATTCGAAGAAAAAAGTTCCTGTCGAATCGAAAACCGGCCTAGTGTTGGTGTgcttcaattgcatttgctgtGTCTCTTTAGCTCTGGCATTGTTATGTCCACCTGGTGCTGGACACCATCTTCAATTGAGACTTGGAAGCGTTATATAAGAAA AAAGTGCGGCAAGGAGGTGGTCGAGGAAGTCAAAATGCCCAAGCACAAGGTCATTGCCCAGACATGGGCCAAGCGCAAGGACTTCGAGGACAAGGGCAGGCTCTCCATAACGCTCTACAACACTCACACCGATCCCGTGGGACTCAATTTTGATGTGAACGATCTGAACTCTTCAGAGACGAATGACATATCCTCAACGTGGGCTGCTTATCTCCCGCAGTGCGTAAAACGTCGCATGGCTTTGACGGGAGCAGCGACAGGAAATTCGTCAAGCCATGGACCGCGAAAAAATTCGTTGGATTCCGAGATAAGTGTGAGTGTTCGACATGTTTCCGTTGAATCGCGGAGAAATTCGGTGGACTCGCAGGTATCAGTGAAAATAGCTGAAATGAAGACGAAAGTGGCATCCAGATCGAGGGGAAAACATGGAGGCTCTTCCAGCAACAGGAGAACTCAGAGGAGAAGGGATTATATAGCAGCTGCCACTGGAAAGAGCAGTAGGAGAAGGGAAAGCAGTACTTCGGTGGAGTCGCAGGTCATTGCACTCAAGAAAACGACATATCCCAATGCTAGTCACAAAGTGGGCGTGTTCGCTCATCACAGCTCCAAAAAGCAACACAATTACACCAGCTCCATGAAGCGAAGGACGGCTAATGCGGGCTTGGATCCCTCTATTCTAAATGAGTTCCTGCAGAAAAATGGCGAGTTTATATTCCCATTCCTCCAAAATCAAGATATGAGCTCTAGTTCGGAGGAGGATAATTCGCGAGCATCCCAAAAGATTCAGGATCTTAACGTGGTTGTAAGGCAGGAGGAAATAAGTGAGGATGATCACGATGGAGTTAAGATTGAAGAACTGCCAAATAGCAAACAGGTGGCATTGGAAAACtttcttaaaaacattaaaaaatcgAACGAATCCAATTGCAATCGACATTCCCGCAACTCCGCAAGAAGTCAGTCTAGAAAGTCCCAAAAGAGGCATCCCAAGAATCCTGCTGCCGATCTGGATTTCAAGAAGGAGTGCGTAAGGTATCGGTCCAATGACTCCCTTAGCTGCTCCTCTGAGGAACTGGACGTAGCTTTGGACGTAGGAAGCCTTCTGAACAGCTCGTTTTCTGGTATATCCATGGGCAAACCACATAGCAGAAACAGCAAAACCAGCTGCGATGTGGGCATTCAGGCTAATCCTTTCGAGCTAGTTCCCAGTTACGGGGAAGACGAACTGCAGCAGGCCATGCGACTCCTGAACGCAGCCAGCAGGCAAAGAAGTGAAGCAGCTAATGAGGATTTCGGAGGTACAGAGCTGCAAGGCTTATTGGGTCATGCCCATCGGCATCAAAGGGAGCCCACGTTCATGAGCGAGTCGGATAAACtcaaaatgttgttgctgccttcaAAATAG
- the LOC122626137 gene encoding androgen-induced gene 1 protein, whose amino-acid sequence MGKSRKQVREFNAAKEAVEATKVQLDTCNDAYTSGAFKYLRFLVHLLAAAQFSYGIYFHYFRVHWPTDLLDEDELKARWGGKFKYLTFLDVILQAIYHSLALLNDLFGDNKVSGDSKSMLRSARDYVFAAFAFPVAHNVCLSFWVIYVWDRELIFPSALDAIFPSWLNHVVHTNVALLAIMDLFTCFRRYPSRLAGITGNVSFILLYIIWLHIVRYFSGEWVYPILEVLPVYLRYVFLALLVGFNLVCYLLGEFANKVVWGSEFKLLNQQKVKQG is encoded by the exons ATGGGCAAGAGCAGAAAGCAGGTGCGCGAGTTCAACGCCGCCAAGGAGGCGGTCGAGGCCACTAAAGTCCAGCTGGACACTTGCAACGATGCCTACACGAGCGGCGCCTTCAAATACCTGAGATTCCTCGTCCATCTGCTGGCGGCAGCACAGTTCTCGTATGGCATATACTTCCACTACTTCCGGGTGCACTGGCCCACGGATTTGCTGGACGAGGATGAGCTGAAGGCGCGCTGGGGCGGCAAGTTCAAGTACCTCACCTTCCTGGACGTCATTCTGCAGGCCATCTACCACTCGCTGGCTCTGCTGAACGATCTCTTCGGCGATAACAAGGTCTCCGGGGACTCAAAGTCCATGTTGCGGTCGGCGAGGGACTACGTGTTCGCCGCCTTTGCCTTCCCCGTCGCTCACAATGTGTGCCTCTCGTTTTGGGTCATCTACGTCTGGGACCGTGAGCTCATATTTCCCTCCGCGCTGGATGCGATTTTCCCCAG CTGGCTAAACCACGTGGTGCACACGAACGTGGCCCTTCTGGCCATTATGGACCTGTTTACCTGCTTCCGCCGCTATCCAAGTCGACTGGCCGGCATCACGGGCAACGTCTCCTTCATCTTGCTCTACATCATCTGGCTGCACATCGTGCGATACTTCAGTGGCGAGTGGGTGTATCCTATTCTGGAGGTGCTGCCCGTATACCTGCGCTACGTGTTCCTGGCACTGCTGGTGGGTTTCAACCTGGTTTGCTATCTGCTCGGGGAGTTCGCCAACAAGGTCGTTTGGGGTTCGGAGTTTAAGCTGCTGAATCAGCAGAAAGTGAAGCAGGGCTAG
- the LOC122613361 gene encoding androgen-induced gene 1 protein isoform X3 encodes MAKPKSKASKGSTSPGFNKAVQLLLHFTAVLQFNYGVYIFHTIDMPNTVPFAGKFKFLTFLCAIIQALYYIVSLVNDFVGTNELTPKKPPAVRRFKDWLMATLAFPVAINVGVTFWTLYAIDRELVFPKVLDPVFPSWLNHVLHTNIVVFIVLELFISYRSYPKRSQGLAGLAIFMGAYLVWIHVVKHYSGVWVYPVLEVLQLPQRILFFAAVVGFTLSLYLLGEFLNNTVWAKEVKLARRKAN; translated from the exons ATGGCCAAGCCCAAGTCAAAGGCGAGCAAAGGTTCCACCTCGCCCGGTTTCAACAAGGCGGTGCAGTTGCTCCTCCATTTTACGGCCGTGCTGCAGTTCAACTATGGCGTGTACATCTTCCACACCATCGACATGCCCAACACGGTGCCCTTCGCCGGGAAATTCAAGTTCCTAACTTTTCTTTGTGCG ATAATTCAGGCACTGTACTACATAGTGTCGCTGGTCAACGATTTCGTGGGCACCAATGAGCTGACACCCAAGAAGCCGCCGGCGGTGCGCAGGTTCAAGGACTGGCTGATGGCCACATTGGCCTTCCCGGTGGCCATCAACGTGGGCGTGACCTTCTGGACACTGTACGCTATCGACAGGGAGCTGGTCTTCCCCAAGGTGCTGGACCCCGTGTTCCCCAG CTGGCTCAACCACGTCCTGCACACCAACATTGTGGTGTTCATCGTCCTGGAGCTGTTCATCTCGTACAGGTCGTACCCAAAACGCAGCCAGGGACTTGCAGGACTGGCCATCTTCATGGGCGCCTACCTGGTCTGGATCCACGTGGTGAAGCACTACtcgggtgtgtgggtgtaccCAGTGCTCGAGGTGCTGCAACTGCCGCAGCGCATCCTGTTCTTCGCGGCCGTTGTGGGATTCACGCTGTCCCTCTATCTGCTGGGCGAGTTCCTCAACAACACCGTCTGGGCCAAGGAGGTGAAGTTGGCCAGGCGCAAAGCCAACTAG
- the LOC122613361 gene encoding androgen-induced gene 1 protein isoform X1, with protein sequence MIPFHRVRRHTWQPCHRYMCISAHLVLRPCSGSGTLFHRSPLFLGWLRLASSSTCGATDQTGLLCFGGWWSEKSIESSCSRKMASVRGNSLYRGVYGALRTLLHLTAAVQFGYGIYYDYNYVEFPTSEPEMRIHHPWGGKFKYLTFLDAIIQALYYIVSLVNDFVGTNELTPKKPPAVRRFKDWLMATLAFPVAINVGVTFWTLYAIDRELVFPKVLDPVFPSWLNHVLHTNIVVFIVLELFISYRSYPKRSQGLAGLAIFMGAYLVWIHVVKHYSGVWVYPVLEVLQLPQRILFFAAVVGFTLSLYLLGEFLNNTVWAKEVKLARRKAN encoded by the exons ATGATACCCTTTCATAGAGTTCGCCGCCATACCTGGCAACCCTGCCATAGATATATGTGCATATCCGCACACCTGGTATTGCGGCCCTGCTCCGGCTCGGGCACACTGTTCCACCGCTCGCCCCTTTTTTTGGGGTGGTTGCGACTGGCGAGCAGCAGTACTTGCGGGGCGACAGACCAGACCGGTTTGTTGTGTTTTGGTGGCTGGTGGAGTGAAAAATCAATCgagagcagctgcagcaggaaaaTGGCATCCGTGCGAGGCAACTCCCTGTACCGGGGCGTTTACGGGGCTCTGAGGACGCTGCTCCATCTGACGGCGGCCGTGCAGTTTGGCTACGGCATCTATTACGACTACAACTACGTGGAGTTCCCCACCAGCGAGCCGGAGATGCGGATCCATCATCCCTGGGGGGGCAAATTCAAATACCTAACGTTCCTGGATGCG ATAATTCAGGCACTGTACTACATAGTGTCGCTGGTCAACGATTTCGTGGGCACCAATGAGCTGACACCCAAGAAGCCGCCGGCGGTGCGCAGGTTCAAGGACTGGCTGATGGCCACATTGGCCTTCCCGGTGGCCATCAACGTGGGCGTGACCTTCTGGACACTGTACGCTATCGACAGGGAGCTGGTCTTCCCCAAGGTGCTGGACCCCGTGTTCCCCAG CTGGCTCAACCACGTCCTGCACACCAACATTGTGGTGTTCATCGTCCTGGAGCTGTTCATCTCGTACAGGTCGTACCCAAAACGCAGCCAGGGACTTGCAGGACTGGCCATCTTCATGGGCGCCTACCTGGTCTGGATCCACGTGGTGAAGCACTACtcgggtgtgtgggtgtaccCAGTGCTCGAGGTGCTGCAACTGCCGCAGCGCATCCTGTTCTTCGCGGCCGTTGTGGGATTCACGCTGTCCCTCTATCTGCTGGGCGAGTTCCTCAACAACACCGTCTGGGCCAAGGAGGTGAAGTTGGCCAGGCGCAAAGCCAACTAG
- the LOC122613361 gene encoding androgen-induced gene 1 protein isoform X2 — protein sequence MTKVELYKSRVFVTIIHLCALGQFAYGLYYSSFEIQRSYKLKTSPNRRLVPESLPQKIKLLSYWSLIIQALYYIVSLVNDFVGTNELTPKKPPAVRRFKDWLMATLAFPVAINVGVTFWTLYAIDRELVFPKVLDPVFPSWLNHVLHTNIVVFIVLELFISYRSYPKRSQGLAGLAIFMGAYLVWIHVVKHYSGVWVYPVLEVLQLPQRILFFAAVVGFTLSLYLLGEFLNNTVWAKEVKLARRKAN from the exons ATGACCAAAGTTGAGCTCTACAAGTCGCGCGTCTTTGTGACAATCATACACCTGTGCGCCCTGGGCCAGTTCGCCTATGGGCTATACTACAGCTCCTTCGAGATCCAAAGGAGCTACAAACTGAAGACGAGCCCCAATCGCCGCCTGGTCCCGGAGTCGCTGCCCCAGAAAATCAAGCTGCTGTCCTACTGGTCGCTG ATAATTCAGGCACTGTACTACATAGTGTCGCTGGTCAACGATTTCGTGGGCACCAATGAGCTGACACCCAAGAAGCCGCCGGCGGTGCGCAGGTTCAAGGACTGGCTGATGGCCACATTGGCCTTCCCGGTGGCCATCAACGTGGGCGTGACCTTCTGGACACTGTACGCTATCGACAGGGAGCTGGTCTTCCCCAAGGTGCTGGACCCCGTGTTCCCCAG CTGGCTCAACCACGTCCTGCACACCAACATTGTGGTGTTCATCGTCCTGGAGCTGTTCATCTCGTACAGGTCGTACCCAAAACGCAGCCAGGGACTTGCAGGACTGGCCATCTTCATGGGCGCCTACCTGGTCTGGATCCACGTGGTGAAGCACTACtcgggtgtgtgggtgtaccCAGTGCTCGAGGTGCTGCAACTGCCGCAGCGCATCCTGTTCTTCGCGGCCGTTGTGGGATTCACGCTGTCCCTCTATCTGCTGGGCGAGTTCCTCAACAACACCGTCTGGGCCAAGGAGGTGAAGTTGGCCAGGCGCAAAGCCAACTAG